The following are from one region of the Thermosinus carboxydivorans Nor1 genome:
- the gcvT gene encoding glycine cleavage system aminomethyltransferase GcvT translates to MSDKKTPLYDIHVASGAKIIEFGGWLMPVQYTGIIEEHRAVRQAAGLFDVSHMGEVSVSGPDATDFVNRLVTNDASRLAVNQVMYTPMCYDHGGVVDDLLVYRLGEQEYLLVINAANIDKDYAWMVQHAANYDVTVKNISDVTAELALQGPRAEAILQRLTDEDLSTIKYYWLRRHVRVDGIDCLISRTGYTGEDGFEIYCAPEEAGRLWKRLMEVGKPLGLVPAGLGARDTLRFEAGLPLYGHELSESITPLEAGLGVFVKFDKQSFIGYEALLAQKNAGIRRKIVGIEMVGRGIARAGYTCHAAGRVIGTVTSGTYAPTLDKNLALAILETEFSAPGTEVAVEIRGKLVEAKVVTKPFYKRRK, encoded by the coding sequence ATGAGCGACAAAAAGACGCCCCTCTACGACATCCACGTGGCTAGCGGCGCCAAAATCATCGAATTTGGCGGCTGGCTCATGCCGGTGCAGTATACCGGCATTATTGAAGAGCACCGGGCCGTGCGGCAGGCGGCAGGACTCTTCGACGTATCCCACATGGGAGAAGTGTCGGTCAGCGGGCCGGACGCCACCGACTTTGTGAATAGGCTGGTGACCAATGATGCTTCCCGTCTCGCCGTCAACCAGGTGATGTACACTCCCATGTGCTATGACCACGGCGGGGTGGTTGATGATCTTTTGGTCTATCGCCTTGGCGAACAAGAATATCTGTTGGTGATTAACGCCGCCAATATTGACAAAGATTACGCCTGGATGGTGCAGCACGCGGCGAACTATGACGTTACCGTCAAAAATATTTCCGATGTTACCGCCGAACTGGCGCTGCAGGGCCCGCGGGCCGAAGCCATCCTGCAGCGGTTGACCGATGAAGATTTGAGCACCATTAAATATTATTGGCTGCGCCGGCATGTCCGCGTTGACGGAATAGACTGTTTGATTTCCCGAACGGGTTATACGGGAGAAGACGGCTTTGAAATTTACTGCGCGCCGGAGGAAGCTGGCAGACTATGGAAGCGCCTGATGGAGGTCGGCAAGCCGCTGGGACTGGTGCCGGCCGGATTAGGCGCCCGTGATACGCTGCGGTTTGAAGCCGGCTTGCCGCTTTACGGTCACGAACTTTCCGAAAGCATCACACCGCTCGAAGCCGGTCTTGGCGTCTTTGTCAAGTTTGACAAACAAAGCTTTATCGGCTATGAGGCGCTACTGGCCCAGAAAAACGCCGGCATCCGGCGCAAAATTGTCGGGATCGAGATGGTAGGGCGGGGTATTGCCCGCGCCGGCTATACCTGTCATGCCGCCGGCCGGGTCATCGGCACGGTGACAAGCGGCACCTACGCCCCCACCCTTGATAAAAACCTGGCCTTAGCCATTTTGGAAACGGAGTTTTCGGCGCCGGGGACGGAAGTGGCGGTGGAAATCCGCGGCAAACTGGTAGAAGCCAAGGTTGTTACCAAACCATTTTATAAAAGGAGGAAATAA
- a CDS encoding putative DNA modification/repair radical SAM protein, giving the protein MEIEQKLKLLGEGAKYDVCASTAARPGKHRRPAIGQTSPAGVCHSFTPDGRCISLFKVLLTNYCERDCAYCPNRAARDVPRTRFAADELAKLFMEFYRRNYVEGLFLSSGVWHSTARTMEEIIKVAEILRYRYHFGGYIHLKIIPGATPAEIEKAAALANRISLNMEAPTAAHLARLSRTKQFDDELLSGMANIRNVLRHHQNTTHSTQYIVGAAGESDRDILLSVTRLYREYELKRAYFSAFQPVAATPLATVQPTPLLREIRLYQSDFLLRLYGFSFDDIVFDATGNLDLSLDPKLAYALHNPQLFPLEINKASYRELLKVPGIGPRSAAKIVQVRRAYRFSDPAQLKNIGVVIKRALAFLTVNGKYYGNRRLLQAPKREYYQQLSLWGDDRDLLLADPRVDN; this is encoded by the coding sequence ATGGAAATAGAGCAAAAGCTAAAACTGCTGGGTGAAGGCGCCAAGTACGATGTATGCGCCTCGACGGCCGCCCGCCCTGGTAAACATCGGCGGCCGGCCATCGGCCAAACCAGCCCGGCCGGCGTCTGCCATTCGTTCACTCCCGACGGGCGCTGTATATCTTTATTCAAAGTTTTGCTTACGAACTACTGCGAACGCGATTGCGCCTACTGTCCCAATCGCGCGGCTCGCGACGTGCCCCGCACCCGCTTTGCCGCCGACGAGCTAGCAAAGCTGTTCATGGAGTTCTACCGCCGCAATTATGTAGAAGGGCTGTTCCTGAGCTCAGGGGTTTGGCATTCCACTGCCCGCACCATGGAAGAGATTATCAAGGTTGCCGAAATCCTGCGCTATCGTTACCACTTTGGCGGCTATATCCATCTAAAAATTATCCCTGGGGCCACGCCGGCCGAGATTGAAAAAGCCGCCGCCCTGGCCAACCGTATTTCCCTTAATATGGAGGCGCCGACCGCAGCGCACCTTGCCCGGCTGAGCCGCACCAAACAGTTTGACGACGAGCTGCTGTCAGGCATGGCCAACATCCGCAACGTCCTCCGACACCATCAGAATACCACCCATTCTACCCAATACATCGTCGGCGCTGCTGGCGAAAGCGACCGGGATATCCTCTTGTCTGTCACCCGGCTTTACCGGGAATACGAATTAAAACGCGCTTATTTCAGCGCTTTTCAACCTGTCGCCGCCACGCCGCTGGCCACTGTCCAGCCCACGCCGCTGCTGCGGGAAATCCGTCTCTATCAGTCGGATTTTTTGCTGCGCCTGTACGGTTTTTCCTTTGACGATATTGTTTTTGACGCGACCGGCAACCTGGATCTATCTCTCGACCCTAAACTCGCTTATGCGCTGCACAACCCCCAGCTGTTTCCCCTGGAAATTAACAAGGCTTCTTACCGCGAACTGCTAAAGGTTCCCGGTATCGGTCCGCGGTCAGCGGCCAAGATTGTCCAGGTGCGGCGCGCCTACCGGTTTAGCGACCCCGCCCAGCTCAAAAATATCGGGGTAGTCATCAAACGGGCCTTAGCGTTTCTCACCGTCAACGGCAAATATTACGGCAACCGCCGATTGCTCCAAGCGCCCAAACGTGAATACTATCAACAACTCAGCCTCTGGGGTGATGACCGTGATCTCCTGCTCGCCGACCCCCGGGTCGATAATTAA
- a CDS encoding DUF4130 domain-containing protein — MISCSPTPGSIIKAAILAQIHNDLPCFKGDHAALGLFMYTDQLDADLTALPCLIEQLRQNCGLNASWLLGSPGRTLTRLIAANLRYASPDRAAVIFAAVEQSLRYGHAYCLCGVSEVSKLFVNRARAIAREIHKMLGFIRFQPAPDGALVARPKLFHDTADLILRKFAGRYPKQRLVLLLDDRALALENRRLFTVPAADYLPHIAVDRFSQAWETYYQSQYIATRKNIALAKRVIPKKYWDWLAEGKILAREAST; from the coding sequence GTGATCTCCTGCTCGCCGACCCCCGGGTCGATAATTAAAGCGGCGATATTGGCCCAAATCCACAACGACCTGCCTTGCTTCAAGGGAGACCACGCAGCACTTGGTCTGTTTATGTATACCGACCAGCTGGACGCCGATCTTACCGCCCTCCCCTGTCTGATAGAACAATTACGGCAAAACTGCGGCCTAAACGCCAGCTGGCTACTCGGTTCGCCGGGACGCACGCTGACCCGGCTGATTGCCGCCAATCTGCGTTACGCGTCCCCTGACCGCGCCGCCGTTATTTTCGCCGCCGTCGAGCAATCTCTCCGCTACGGCCATGCTTATTGTCTGTGCGGGGTCAGCGAAGTCAGTAAGTTATTTGTCAACCGGGCCCGGGCTATTGCCCGGGAAATTCATAAGATGCTGGGGTTTATCCGGTTTCAGCCCGCCCCGGACGGGGCACTCGTGGCTCGCCCCAAGCTATTTCATGACACGGCCGACCTTATCCTGCGCAAATTCGCTGGCCGTTACCCCAAGCAGCGGTTGGTTTTGCTCTTGGACGACCGCGCTCTCGCCCTGGAAAACAGGCGCTTGTTTACCGTGCCGGCCGCCGATTATCTGCCGCATATTGCCGTCGACCGTTTCAGCCAGGCCTGGGAAACCTATTACCAGTCCCAATATATTGCCACCCGCAAGAATATAGCCTTGGCCAAACGGGTTATCCCCAAAAAATACTGGGACTGGCTGGCGGAAGGCAAAATCTTGGCGCGGGAGGCTTCCACCTAA
- a CDS encoding tRNA 2-thiocytidine biosynthesis TtcA family protein yields MRRHLPQQYFSRLWRAVIEFDLISDGDRILIGLSGGKDSSFLTYALALLRDHSPRKFELAAITLDPMFSTDFATAGLAAFCADLGIPFHTFKIDIAGAIARNDGKDPCYSCAFFRRGAINRFAKENGFNKIAYAHHHDDAVETFLMSILYSGQIKTFLPKTYLDRTGLTVIRPLIYFREKELRRTIQYHGFTPIPSPCPYNGKTKRQEIKELIRGLERKNKLIYTHLSAAMREGSLIELWPAPLSRQDMQQKHHAFWHPCENLPPE; encoded by the coding sequence ATGCGTCGACATTTACCGCAGCAATATTTCAGCCGTCTCTGGCGGGCCGTCATTGAATTTGACCTTATCAGCGATGGCGATCGCATCCTTATCGGGTTGTCCGGCGGCAAAGACAGCAGCTTTCTTACCTATGCCCTGGCCCTACTGCGCGATCATTCGCCCCGCAAATTTGAACTTGCCGCTATCACCCTCGATCCTATGTTTTCCACCGACTTTGCCACCGCCGGCCTAGCGGCGTTCTGCGCCGACCTGGGCATTCCGTTTCATACCTTTAAAATTGACATTGCCGGTGCCATCGCCCGGAATGACGGCAAAGACCCCTGCTATAGCTGCGCCTTTTTCCGGCGCGGTGCCATCAACCGGTTTGCCAAGGAAAACGGCTTTAACAAAATTGCTTATGCCCACCACCACGATGACGCCGTCGAAACTTTTCTCATGAGCATTCTCTATTCAGGGCAGATCAAAACTTTCTTGCCTAAGACTTACTTAGACCGCACCGGTCTCACCGTCATCCGGCCCCTCATTTATTTCCGGGAAAAAGAACTGCGCCGCACCATTCAATACCACGGTTTTACGCCTATCCCCAGTCCCTGCCCGTATAACGGCAAGACCAAGCGCCAGGAAATAAAAGAACTAATTCGCGGCTTAGAGCGGAAAAATAAACTAATCTACACCCATTTGTCCGCGGCGATGCGGGAAGGCTCGCTCATTGAACTATGGCCAGCGCCCCTTTCCCGCCAGGACATGCAACAAAAACACCATGCTTTTTGGCATCCATGCGAAAACCTCCCGCCTGAATAA
- a CDS encoding LysR family transcriptional regulator, with the protein MLDLQLLVFKTVVEKNSISLAAQELHMTQSAVSQHIQNLETHFGVKLFDRLHRRIAITAAGEALYPYAVELETLYQRAQKAIQTLTDDVSGRLRIGASLTIGEYIMPKVLVMFRQLYPNVDMTMEIYNSEQITAMVIDGVLDVGFIEGPFQLSGNICAVPCGGDELAVIAPPSHPLACGEPCALGALLSQRWVMRERTSGTRRFFELFVEKAGYALDRLNVVMELGSTQAIKEAVKAGFGIAAISILAVSDEVERGEMRPIVLQEGPVRRDFTMIYNAEKFCTLAVEKFLAFVPQHFGQ; encoded by the coding sequence ATGTTAGACTTACAATTACTGGTGTTTAAAACGGTTGTGGAAAAAAACAGCATCTCGCTGGCGGCACAGGAACTGCACATGACGCAGTCGGCCGTCAGTCAGCACATTCAAAATTTGGAAACCCATTTTGGCGTTAAGCTGTTTGACCGTCTACACCGGCGGATTGCCATTACCGCAGCCGGCGAGGCGCTCTATCCTTATGCGGTGGAACTTGAAACGTTATACCAGCGGGCACAAAAGGCCATCCAGACTTTGACCGATGATGTGAGCGGCCGGCTGCGGATTGGCGCCAGTCTGACGATTGGCGAGTACATTATGCCAAAAGTGTTGGTCATGTTCCGCCAGTTGTATCCGAATGTGGATATGACCATGGAAATTTACAATTCCGAACAGATTACCGCCATGGTCATAGATGGTGTTCTTGATGTTGGCTTTATTGAAGGTCCGTTTCAATTGTCCGGTAATATTTGCGCCGTGCCGTGCGGCGGTGATGAACTGGCGGTTATTGCGCCGCCCAGCCATCCCCTGGCATGTGGCGAGCCATGTGCGCTTGGCGCGCTGCTCAGCCAGCGCTGGGTGATGCGGGAGCGGACATCAGGTACGCGCCGTTTTTTTGAGCTTTTCGTCGAGAAGGCAGGTTATGCGCTCGACCGTCTCAACGTCGTCATGGAACTGGGCAGTACTCAGGCAATAAAGGAAGCGGTAAAAGCTGGCTTCGGAATTGCCGCTATTTCAATTCTAGCCGTGAGCGACGAAGTGGAGCGGGGTGAAATGCGGCCGATTGTCCTGCAGGAAGGGCCTGTCCGCCGGGATTTTACCATGATTTACAACGCCGAAAAGTTCTGTACGCTGGCTGTGGAAAAATTTCTGGCGTTTGTCCCGCAACATTTCGGTCAATAA
- a CDS encoding TSUP family transporter yields the protein MENISLEMVLFLLGAGFAASFIDSVVGGGGLISLPALLLTGLPPNLALGTNKLASVMCTLTSTISFIRSGKVNLGAVKYLFPLSFFGAVAGVYVVRHMPPQFLRPLVIVMLIAVAVYILVKKDWGKESTYRGFTKKTGLLSGLAALLLGFYDGFFGPGTGSFLIFAFLLLGFDFVEAAGNAKILNFASNIAAIVTFMLLKSVNYQYGLIMGAGMIGGALAGSRLAIRQGVAYVRPLFISVTGLLIGKQLWDLIH from the coding sequence ATGGAAAACATTAGCTTGGAGATGGTGCTGTTTTTGCTGGGCGCCGGTTTTGCGGCGTCGTTCATCGATTCGGTTGTTGGCGGCGGTGGCCTTATTTCTCTGCCAGCACTCCTTCTGACCGGTTTACCGCCCAATCTCGCTCTCGGTACCAATAAGTTGGCAAGTGTCATGTGCACCTTGACCAGTACAATTTCTTTCATTAGATCAGGCAAGGTCAACCTCGGGGCGGTGAAATATCTTTTTCCCTTATCCTTTTTCGGCGCTGTAGCCGGCGTATACGTCGTCCGCCATATGCCGCCCCAATTTTTGCGCCCTTTAGTCATTGTTATGCTCATTGCCGTAGCCGTTTACATCCTGGTCAAAAAAGATTGGGGAAAAGAGTCTACTTACCGCGGGTTTACGAAAAAGACAGGCCTGCTAAGCGGGCTGGCGGCTCTGTTACTTGGTTTTTACGACGGCTTTTTCGGGCCTGGTACTGGTTCTTTCCTAATTTTTGCGTTTCTCCTGCTTGGGTTTGATTTCGTGGAGGCGGCCGGCAACGCCAAAATATTAAACTTCGCCAGCAATATTGCGGCAATCGTTACATTTATGCTGCTTAAATCGGTGAATTATCAATACGGACTGATTATGGGCGCCGGCATGATTGGCGGAGCGCTCGCCGGTTCACGCCTAGCTATCCGGCAGGGTGTTGCTTATGTCCGTCCCCTGTTTATCTCCGTGACGGGGCTGTTAATTGGCAAGCAGCTTTGGGATTTAATTCATTAA
- a CDS encoding peptide chain release factor 3 — MTIDLTKEIQRRRTFAIISHPDAGKTTLTEKLLLYGGAIHLAGSVKARKAQRHAVSDWMEIEKQRGISVTSSVLQFDYNGYRINILDTPGHEDFSEDTYRTLMAVDSAVMLIDAAKGVEAQTKKLFKVCKQRGIPIFTFVNKLDRHGKSAFELMEEIEKVLGIQAYPMNWPIGVDGNYQGVYNRQLAQIELFQNDGSHGQWVMPSVIGSVDDPAFTEIIGKDIHQALCDDIALLDMAGETFDIKRVLRGELTPMFFGSAMTNFGVRPFLEEFLRLAPPPTPRLSTAGPVEPDNELFSAFVFKIQANMNPAHRDRLAFIRICSGKFTRGMSVYHVRSGKTLKLTQPQQFLAQDRSIIEEAYPGDIVGLFDPGIFSIGDTLVAEGHTLAFEDFPVFPPERFARVQAKDTMKRKQFVKGVTQLAQEGAVQVFRQLDAGFESFIIGAVGQLQFEVLQYRLKHEYGVELMFQPLPYELARWLEAEDIDLKTLRGMDRSMLVRDGRERPVALFTNEWSLRFVEEHNPKVRFLPAPPDAPTSVH, encoded by the coding sequence ATGACGATAGATTTGACCAAGGAAATTCAGCGCCGTCGCACCTTTGCCATAATTTCGCACCCTGACGCAGGGAAAACGACGCTGACGGAAAAATTGCTTCTTTACGGCGGAGCCATTCACCTGGCCGGCTCGGTAAAGGCCCGCAAAGCGCAGCGGCATGCCGTGTCGGACTGGATGGAAATCGAAAAACAGCGCGGCATTTCGGTAACGTCCAGCGTTTTACAGTTTGATTATAATGGCTATCGTATCAATATTTTGGATACTCCTGGCCATGAGGATTTCAGTGAAGACACTTACCGCACGCTGATGGCCGTAGACAGCGCCGTTATGCTGATTGATGCCGCGAAAGGGGTGGAGGCCCAGACCAAAAAACTGTTTAAAGTTTGCAAACAGCGCGGCATTCCAATTTTTACCTTTGTCAATAAATTGGACAGGCACGGCAAAAGTGCGTTTGAGCTGATGGAAGAGATTGAAAAAGTCCTGGGGATTCAGGCCTATCCCATGAACTGGCCCATTGGCGTCGATGGCAACTATCAGGGCGTTTATAACCGGCAACTGGCCCAAATTGAACTGTTTCAAAACGACGGGTCCCATGGGCAGTGGGTAATGCCTTCGGTTATCGGCAGTGTGGACGACCCGGCGTTTACCGAGATTATCGGGAAAGATATTCACCAAGCGCTTTGCGATGACATAGCCTTGCTCGATATGGCGGGTGAAACGTTCGACATTAAACGGGTGCTCAGGGGCGAACTGACGCCTATGTTTTTTGGCAGCGCCATGACTAATTTCGGTGTACGGCCGTTTTTGGAAGAATTCTTGCGCCTTGCCCCGCCGCCGACGCCGCGCCTTTCTACGGCAGGCCCGGTTGAGCCGGACAACGAACTATTTTCGGCCTTTGTGTTTAAAATTCAGGCGAACATGAACCCGGCTCACCGGGACCGGTTGGCCTTTATCCGGATTTGTTCCGGTAAATTTACCAGAGGGATGTCGGTATATCACGTCCGGTCGGGCAAAACGCTGAAACTCACCCAGCCCCAGCAATTTCTGGCCCAGGACCGATCCATAATCGAAGAAGCCTATCCGGGGGATATTGTCGGTCTGTTCGACCCGGGAATCTTCAGCATCGGCGATACACTTGTCGCCGAGGGCCACACGCTTGCTTTTGAGGATTTTCCTGTTTTCCCGCCGGAGCGGTTTGCGCGAGTGCAGGCTAAGGATACGATGAAACGCAAGCAGTTTGTCAAAGGTGTCACCCAATTGGCCCAGGAGGGGGCAGTCCAGGTATTCCGGCAGCTTGACGCCGGGTTTGAATCCTTCATCATCGGCGCCGTGGGACAACTGCAGTTTGAAGTGCTGCAGTATCGGCTGAAACACGAGTATGGCGTAGAGCTAATGTTTCAGCCGCTGCCGTATGAACTGGCGCGGTGGCTGGAGGCGGAAGACATTGATCTTAAAACGCTGCGCGGCATGGATAGGAGCATGCTGGTTCGGGATGGGCGCGAGCGCCCGGTAGCGCTGTTTACCAATGAATGGTCCCTCCGCTTTGTCGAGGAGCATAATCCCAAGGTACGTTTTTTGCCTGCTCCGCCTGACGCGCCAACGTCCGTCCATTAG
- the sdaAA gene encoding L-serine ammonia-lyase, iron-sulfur-dependent, subunit alpha has translation MVRFSRIAELVALAEQQQKPVGYIVWQYETERSQRPSQEIWNQMHLNLAVMREAVQSGLASREKSLSGLVGGDAARMKDRLQDGSTLCGSAVYKAAAYALAVSEVNAGMGRIVACPTAGSCGIVPGALLAVGEGLGCDDETLVQALFTTAGIGLVIAENASISGAKGGCQAECGTAAAMAAGAIVEMAGGTPRQVGHALALALKNMLGLVCDPVAGLVEVPCVKRNAFGAVHALVAADMALAGIESVIPADEVIDAMHQIGLVMPKMLRETSEGGLARTPTAVAIEKRLFGKND, from the coding sequence ATGGTGCGGTTTTCACGAATTGCCGAGCTGGTGGCTTTGGCCGAACAGCAGCAAAAGCCAGTTGGCTATATTGTCTGGCAGTACGAAACCGAGCGCAGCCAGCGTCCGAGTCAGGAGATTTGGAACCAAATGCACCTCAATCTTGCGGTAATGCGTGAGGCCGTTCAGAGCGGCCTAGCCAGCCGGGAAAAGTCATTAAGCGGGTTGGTCGGGGGCGATGCCGCGCGGATGAAGGATCGGCTACAGGACGGTTCAACGTTATGCGGCAGTGCCGTTTATAAGGCGGCCGCTTATGCGCTGGCGGTAAGCGAAGTTAACGCCGGCATGGGACGAATTGTGGCCTGTCCTACGGCCGGGTCCTGCGGCATTGTTCCCGGCGCGCTGCTGGCCGTTGGCGAAGGATTAGGTTGTGATGATGAAACGCTGGTTCAGGCCCTGTTTACCACGGCGGGCATTGGGCTGGTAATTGCCGAAAACGCCTCCATCTCCGGGGCGAAAGGGGGCTGTCAGGCCGAATGCGGAACTGCGGCCGCCATGGCGGCCGGCGCCATCGTCGAAATGGCCGGCGGTACGCCGCGGCAAGTCGGCCATGCCTTGGCGCTGGCACTGAAAAATATGTTGGGCCTGGTATGCGACCCGGTGGCCGGGCTGGTGGAAGTACCGTGCGTCAAGCGTAATGCCTTCGGCGCCGTCCACGCCCTTGTTGCCGCCGACATGGCCCTGGCTGGCATCGAAAGCGTTATTCCGGCCGATGAAGTAATTGACGCGATGCACCAAATCGGTTTGGTTATGCCCAAAATGCTGCGGGAAACCTCGGAAGGCGGACTGGCCCGCACCCCTACCGCCGTAGCCATCGAAAAACGCCTATTTGGCAAAAACGATTAA
- the sdaAB gene encoding L-serine ammonia-lyase, iron-sulfur-dependent subunit beta, with protein sequence MRGVFDIVGPVMIGPSSSHTAGAARLGRMALSILGEPPAEAVIELHGSFAQTYRGHGTDKALVAGLLGLAADDERLRDALNMAAGRLQVTFVTRDLGDVHPNTAALNLTGVSGRKLRVVGASVGGGNIVITEIDGYAVELTGEYYTLITVHRDKPGVIALVTHVLAQEGVNIAFMRVSRQERGAQALMILEADQPIPEHALAAVRHVPAVQTALLVPPV encoded by the coding sequence ATGCGCGGGGTTTTCGATATTGTCGGGCCGGTCATGATTGGGCCGTCGAGTTCGCATACGGCCGGGGCGGCCCGGTTGGGCCGGATGGCGCTCAGCATTTTGGGCGAACCGCCGGCGGAAGCGGTCATTGAGCTGCATGGTTCGTTTGCCCAGACTTATCGGGGCCATGGTACCGACAAGGCACTGGTAGCCGGACTGCTCGGCCTGGCTGCCGACGACGAGCGGCTACGGGATGCGCTCAACATGGCGGCCGGGCGCCTGCAGGTTACGTTTGTAACCAGAGATCTGGGCGACGTCCATCCGAATACGGCGGCCCTCAACTTGACCGGCGTATCGGGGCGCAAACTGCGGGTTGTCGGTGCTTCCGTCGGCGGCGGCAATATTGTAATTACGGAAATTGACGGCTATGCCGTGGAACTCACCGGCGAATATTACACGCTAATTACCGTGCATCGGGACAAACCGGGCGTGATTGCCCTCGTGACGCATGTGCTGGCGCAAGAAGGGGTTAATATCGCGTTTATGCGTGTTTCGCGGCAAGAGCGGGGGGCTCAGGCCCTTATGATTTTGGAAGCCGACCAGCCTATCCCCGAGCACGCTCTCGCCGCCGTGCGGCATGTGCCGGCGGTGCAAACAGCCCTGTTGGTGCCACCCGTATAA
- the hisIE gene encoding bifunctional phosphoribosyl-AMP cyclohydrolase/phosphoribosyl-ATP diphosphatase HisIE produces MNIEKNIENLKYDAHGLVPAIVQDDATGTVLMLAYMNRESLAKTLETGVTWFYSRSRKRLWQKGETSGHVQKVKDIYYDCDADALLIKVEQTGVACHEGTFSCFSRRLAGEKSAAAQHSDPSGILLDLYQVILDRKKNPQEGSYTTYLFAKGQDKILKKVGEEAAETIIAAKNQDKGEIIYEMADLWYHCLVLLAHHDITPGELLAELQRRRK; encoded by the coding sequence ATGAATATAGAAAAGAATATAGAAAACCTGAAATATGACGCGCACGGGCTGGTGCCGGCCATTGTCCAGGATGACGCTACCGGCACGGTACTAATGCTTGCTTATATGAACAGGGAATCGTTGGCCAAAACGCTTGAAACAGGCGTTACCTGGTTCTACAGCCGCAGCCGGAAAAGGTTATGGCAAAAAGGCGAAACTTCTGGCCATGTACAAAAAGTGAAAGACATTTACTATGACTGTGATGCCGACGCTCTGCTGATAAAGGTTGAGCAGACGGGTGTGGCCTGTCATGAAGGGACTTTTTCCTGTTTCAGCAGGCGGCTGGCCGGTGAGAAATCAGCTGCGGCCCAACATTCCGATCCGTCCGGCATTTTGCTTGATTTATACCAGGTAATTTTGGATCGCAAAAAAAATCCGCAAGAAGGTTCATATACAACTTATCTGTTTGCGAAGGGACAGGACAAAATCTTAAAAAAAGTTGGCGAAGAAGCCGCCGAGACGATTATTGCCGCGAAGAACCAAGATAAAGGCGAGATTATTTACGAGATGGCCGATTTATGGTATCACTGCCTGGTACTCCTGGCTCATCATGACATTACGCCGGGTGAATTGCTGGCCGAACTTCAGCGTCGGCGAAAATAA
- the hisF gene encoding imidazole glycerol phosphate synthase subunit HisF has protein sequence MHTKRIIPCLDVKAGRVVKGTNFVGLRDAGDPVELAAAYDRELADELVFLDITASVEERRTMVEVVERTATQIFIPFTVGGGIRTANDIRTMLNAGADKVSLNTAAVKNPSLLAEGAKSFGRQCIVLAVDARQTAPGRWEVYINGGRTPTGLDVLEWVQRGVALGAGEILLTSMDKDGTKDGYDIALTRAVSECVDVPVIASGGAGKLEHFYDVLVHGKADAVLAASVFHYGQFTVRQVKEYLRARGVEVRL, from the coding sequence ATGCATACCAAGCGCATTATTCCCTGTTTGGACGTAAAAGCCGGGCGGGTTGTTAAGGGGACCAACTTTGTCGGGCTGCGCGACGCCGGTGATCCGGTAGAACTGGCCGCCGCTTACGACCGCGAACTGGCCGATGAACTGGTTTTCCTCGATATAACCGCCTCGGTCGAAGAGCGCCGTACCATGGTGGAGGTGGTGGAACGCACCGCCACCCAAATTTTTATTCCCTTTACCGTGGGCGGCGGCATCCGGACGGCGAACGACATCCGCACCATGCTTAACGCCGGCGCCGATAAAGTATCGCTCAACACGGCCGCCGTGAAAAATCCCAGTCTTTTGGCCGAAGGGGCGAAAAGTTTCGGACGGCAGTGCATTGTCCTGGCAGTAGACGCCCGTCAGACCGCGCCAGGCCGGTGGGAAGTGTATATCAATGGCGGCCGTACGCCAACCGGGCTTGACGTGCTGGAATGGGTTCAGCGCGGGGTGGCCCTGGGGGCAGGGGAAATACTGCTGACCAGCATGGACAAGGACGGGACGAAGGACGGTTATGATATCGCTCTGACCCGCGCCGTTTCCGAGTGTGTTGACGTGCCGGTGATTGCTTCCGGCGGCGCCGGCAAACTGGAGCATTTTTACGATGTCCTTGTCCATGGTAAGGCCGATGCCGTATTGGCCGCGTCGGTATTTCATTACGGTCAGTTTACGGTGCGCCAAGTGAAAGAATACTTACGGGCGCGGGGAGTGGAGGTCAGACTATGA